Proteins encoded together in one Salvelinus fontinalis isolate EN_2023a chromosome 6, ASM2944872v1, whole genome shotgun sequence window:
- the LOC129858435 gene encoding uncharacterized protein LOC129858435 — translation MSKLQLLNVYVTERLTAAVAEISVAVDRTVVELYEEISRSKEENNRLRRLLDLVFNPEIKLHKADAQQLTHLISEEVPPEQQHCEQEWSPSLVQEDPVPTQIKEEQEELQTSQEEEQLQGPFDTKDSIFTSPCVESDCDQENPSQPSHLYQTQTVEDRERGSLLTNTSIEIKTEPDGEDYRVSEPASDSQPLSAVNPDCSAAQSENMESDDEVESGGLQSGSKTLESKRKQIENGERFHTSAGGRTATMLPRLTSSSQTYAAPYCCKVATGLNQANTRGRPAADAIHPPKPPKVVRTGVTDDVRTDQIEHWPVKCETRGRCKVCQKNVTNTLCQKCDVRLCFTFERNCYKLYHMP, via the exons ATGTCTAAACTACAGTTGCTGAACGTGTATGTTACCGAACGACTAACAGCGGCAGTTGCAGAGATATCCGTGGCGGTCGACAGAACGGTAGTAGAGTTGTATGAAGAAATCTCCCGTTCTAAGGAGGAGAATAACCGTCTGCGAAGGCTGTTGGATTTGGTTTTCAACCCGGAGATAAAGTTACACAAAGCAG ATGCCCAGCAGCTCACTCACCTCATATCTGAAGAGGTTCCCCCTGAACAGCAGCACTGTGAGCAGGAGTGGAGCCCCAGTCTGGTTCAGGAGGACCCAGTGCCCACACAGAttaaagaggaacaggaggaactACAGACCAGTCAAGAGGAAGAGCAGCTTCAAGGGCCCTTTGATACCAAAGACTCCATATTCACTTCTCCCTGTGTGGAAAGTGACTGTGATCAGGAGAACCCATCTCAGCCCTCACATCTTTACCAAACCCAAActgtggaggacagagagaggggttctctACTCACCAACACATCTATAGAGATCAAAACAGAACCTGATGGAGAGGATTACAGAGTATCAGAACCAGCCAGTGACTCTCAGCCCCTCTCTGCAGTAAATCCAGACTGTTCTGCAGCTCAGAGTGAAAACATGGAAAGTGATGATGAGGTGGAGAGTGGAGGACTACAATCAGGGTCTAAGACACTCGAATCAAAAAGAAAACAGATTGAGAATGGAGAAAGGTTCCATACCAGTGCTGGAGGCAGGACGGCCACTATGTTGCCCCGTTTGACATCTTCTAGTCAAACGTATGCTGCTCCTTATTGTTGCAAG GTTGCCACAGGCCTGAACCAAGCTAATACAAGAGGACGTCCAGCTGCTGACGCCATACACCCTCCAAAGCCACCCAAAGTGGTCCGTACTGGAGTTACCGATGATGTCCGCACGGATCAAATTGAACACTGGCCAGTGAAATGTGAGACGCGGGGTCGCTGCAAAGTCTGCCAGAAAAATGTAACGAATACCCTCTGTCAGAAATGTGATGTAAGACTGTGTTTCACTTTTGAGAGGAATTGCTACAAGTTGTACCACATGCCTTAG